Proteins encoded within one genomic window of Leishmania major strain Friedlin complete genome, chromosome 2:
- a CDS encoding exportin T (tRNA exportin)-like protein (previous protein_id=AAZ10020.1), with the protein MPRTENFTEALQLTHNFDPSVPYSARLEAERYLMDLLESAEGLKLSFHIISNEAVDELRSFWAFNTVMHHLPKLAVTVDAEQAQEFYHTLFSFIHRYLFASPAVTPIDYVINKHAQMMVAGLQLFYPARWPSIFDDLFEMLHRRSTSPCLPTADLVTIYVLRIFEYIDERVVCVRDRQERGKQQQARDMELKDAMRERVLPKAADMWYNILISDACVRNPDMAKLCLSVMQTYIEWADVNLFMTENWIHLLYFLLTVPPLRVAACECLLSLVEKKQLPGLKMRSLRTLSVVDSVPRMMSLFELPPPSEAAVLFMEAVAKFAVAVAGQFLSLLDTCASLAQQQPSTRSAATVEVSGVVLHDEPFTVTADLLDGLAGALHAVVGQVILVLHLNLFDVRDALLPFLQVYLKSAYLLESEAAELLATLFHQTRIPGVAYDEDRIWDDTVIDQRKTLHNLLRLLHRRRPDLVMSHLHSLVLTGLSRLSEGGDVARASTAKDDADFTDPEVLEAALRYLYEIGESLRLESLKDPNDSITQLLQRVLTTEAVVSGEATCVHLAFFEVLGRYYLFFTYHPEFIPLLLQRLLLQPCGVMSRSDRVRARICYLFGYLLQLLKSRIGTYAADMIKALHSIVTTAPQLQPGDRRELYEAIGILLSICSEEASPALDGGSSEALRLLTASASIDDYGATAVSSAVLAEAAPLLGRKAELVHTVVGSALQTLQQASASCAGMNGGAAGCSGHAAARSVAVAERTVADVISFLSALAKGLGSTGSSSGAGSAAGSGVSNRSVSPPNGSVPGPWRIGTNPNASGVAVDGLLAACGASSDASLSTSSAMSATGLLVTQMFLQVTQRVMEVANQMAGSAAVRDVVGQFFHQLINTLPYEMLRPYIEGYVTVCLNWMEAVPELSKVLRLMFQYANKAGSRGVLSVARLTPLLWHRLCAVGELSEASPVVCMGVVSESARERVNVYKQLFTFLFSVSTWGCVAAFALMPSACWMSILRQLCYALTLPTELELPKSALQVLEKLTQELTDPVVAQAVAQYSSATDVVDAATAQRNQHVFSECLLQEALPTAFGALADPSFDLDDAKNFLLLGEVLQFFRVLVARYGEPAMQVLYERVAPYVGEATAMECCTVIRDQPRVNAALKVKMKQLLSRVHEYQRRTPANRLS; encoded by the coding sequence ATGCCACGCACGGAGAACTTtacggaggcgctgcagctcacgCACAACTTTGACCCGAGCGTGCCGTACAGTGCCCGGCTCGAGGCGGAGCGCTACCTGATGGATCTCCTTGAGAGCGCGGAGGGGCTGAAGCTGAGTTTTCACATCATCAGCAACGAGGCGGTGGACGAGCTGCGGTCCTTCTGGGCCTTCAACACGGTGATGCACCACCTCCCGAAGCTGGCGGTCACGGTGGACGCTGAGCAGGCACAGGAGTTTTACCACACGCTCTTCTCTTTCATTCACCGGTACCTCTTCGCGTCCCCAGCCGTGACGCCGATCGACTACGTCATCAACAAGCACGCTCAGATGATGGTGGCGGGACTGCAGCTGTTCTACCCAGCGCGCTGGCCGTCGATTTTCGACGATCTGTTTGAGAtgctccaccgccgctcgACGAGCCCATGCCTCCCCACTGCCGATCTTGTGACCATCTACGTGTTGCGCATCTTCGAGTACATTGATGAGCGtgttgtctgtgtgcgcgatCGACAGGAGCgcggcaagcagcagcaggctcGCGACATGGAGTTGAAGGACGCGATGCGTGAACGCGTCCTTCCGAAGGCGGCGGATATGTGGTACAACATACTCATCAGCGACGCCTGTGTGCGCAACCCCGACATGGCAAAACTGTGTCTGAGTGTGATGCAAACCTACATTGAGTGGGCCGATGTGAACCTCTTCATGACGGAGAACTGGATCCATCTCCTGTACTTTCTCCTCACTGTGCCGCCCTTGCGGGTCGCAGCCTGCGAGTGTCTGTTATCGCTGGTGGAGAAGAAGCAGCTGCCTGGCCTAAAGATGAGATCCCTTCGCACCCTGAGCGTTGTCGACTCGGTGCCACGCATGATGTCGCTGTTCGAGCTCCCGCCACCctcggaggcggcggtgctttTCATGGAAGCGGTCGCCAAGTTCGCCGTGGCCGTAGCCGGCCAGTTTCTTTCCCTGCTTGACACTTGCGCGTCGCttgcccagcagcagccgtccaCCCGCTCGGCTGCCACGGTTGAGGTAAGTGGTGTGGTGCTGCATGACGAACCCTTCACCGTCACGGCTGACCTTCTTGACGGGCTCGCCGGTGCATTGCACGCCGTCGTTGGGCAGGTGATTCTAGTGCTGCATCTGAATCTGTTCGACGTGCGCGACGCCCTGCTACCCTTTCTGCAGGTCTATCTCAAGAGTGCGTACCTGCTGGAGTCCGAGgctgcggagctgctcgcgaCGTTATTCCACCAAACAAGGATCCCCGGCGTGGCCTACGACGAGGATCGCATCTGGGACGACACAGTCATTGATCAGCGGAAGACGCTGCATAActtgctgcggctgctgcaccgccgtcggcCTGACCTCGTCATGTCACATCTTCACAGTCTTGTCTTGACCGGGCTCAGTCGGCTGagcgagggcggcgacgtAGCAAGGGCTTCCACAGCGAAGGATGACGCGGACTTCACGGATCCtgaggtgctggaggcggcgctgcggtaCCTCTACGAGATCGGTGAGTCTCTCCGTCTGGAGAGCCTCAAAGACCCCAACGACAGcatcacgcagctgctgcagcgtgtcctgacgacggaggcggtggtcAGTGGCGAGGCCACCTGTGTGCACCTCGCCTTCTTTGAAGTGCTAGGCCGCTACTACCTCTTCTTCACGTACCACCCGGAGTTCatcccgctgctgcttcagcggctgctcctgcagccgtGCGGCGTTATGAGTCGCAGCGACCGTGTACGGGCCCGCATCTGCTACTTATTCGGTTACCTgttgcagctgctgaagagCCGGATCGGCACCTACGCGGCGGACATGATCAAGGCACTGCACAGCATCGTCACGaccgcgccgcagctgcagcccgGCGATCGCCGCGAGCTCTACGAGGCGATCGGGATCCTGCTCAGTATCTGTAGTGAGGAGGCGAGCCCTGCTCTAGACGGCGGGTCGTCAGAGGCTCTGCGGTTGCTCACTGCCTCGGCCAGCATCGACGACTACGGTGCTACGGCGGTGTCCAGCGCCGTtctggcagaggcggcgccgctgctgggccgcAAGGCAGAACTCGTGCACACCGTCGTGGGCTCAGCGCTGCAAACCCTCCAGCaggccagcgcctcctgtgCTGGCAtgaacggcggcgcggcaggctGTAGCGGTCATGCTGCCGCTCGGAGTGTCGCCGTGGCGGAGCGTACCGTGGCGGATGTCATCTCCTTCCTGAGCGCTCTAGCGAAGGGACTGGGCAGCAcggggagcagcagcggtgcagggTCGGCAGCGGGCAGTGGCGTGAGCAACAGATCGGTGTCGCCTCCGAACGGCTCCGTGCCTGGTCCGTGGCGCATAGGCACCAATCCCAACGCGTCCGGCGTAGCCGTCGATGGACTGCTCGCTGCGTGCGGTGCGTCGTCGGATGCCTCACTCAGCACCTCGTCGGCGATGTCGGCGACAGGCTTGCTCGTTACGCAGATGTTTCTGCAGGTGACGCAGCGGGTGATGGAGGTGGCGAACCAGATggcgggcagcgccgcggtgcgcgacgTTGTAGGGCAGTTTTTCCATCAACTCATCAACACGCTGCCGTACGAGATGCTGCGGCCGTACATTGAGGGGTACGTCACAGTCTGCCTCAACTGGATGGAGGCTGTACCGGAGCTGTcgaaggtgctgcggctgatgTTTCAGTACGCGAACAAAGCCGGCAGTCGCGGCGTGCTCTCCGTTGCGCGGCTTAccccgctgctgtggcacCGACTTTGCGCGGTTGGTGAGCTGAGTGAGGCGTCACCGGTGGTGTGCATGGGCGTGGTCAGCGAGAGCGCACGCGAGCGGGTCAACGTGTACAAGCAGCTCTTCACGTTTCTCTTCAGCGTCTCCACGTGGGGCTGCGTGGCAGCCTTTGCGCTCATGCCGTCTGCGTGCTGGATGTCCAttctgcggcagctgtgctATGCGCTGACGTTGCCGACCGAGCTGGAGCTGCCCAAgtcggcgctgcaggtgctggagaagctCACGCAGGAGCTGACAGATCCCGTTGTCGCTCAGGCGGTGGCACAAtacagcagcgccactgatgtggtggatgctgcgacagcgcagaGGAATCAGCACGTCTTCAGTGAGTGCCTCTTGCAGGAAGCCCTGCCCACAGCCTTCGGCGCACTGGCCGACCCCTCCTTCGACCTCGACGACGCCAAGAATTTTCTGCTGCTGGGCGAGGTGTTGCAGTTTTTTCGCGTGTTGGTGGCGCGATACGGTGAACCGGCGATGCAGGTGTTGTATGAGCGCGTGGCGCCGTATGTGGGTGAGGCGACAGCGATGGAGTGTTGTACCGTGATACGCGACCAACCACGCGTGAACGCGGCGCTGAAGGTAAAGatgaagcagctgctgagtCGCGTGCATGAGTATCAACGTCGAACGCCGGCAAACCGCTTGTCGTGA
- a CDS encoding conserved hypothetical protein (previous protein_id=AAZ10018.1) produces the protein MPRRYRHMILPLGRSRACGSGMLRTSRNAVRRWPSLQPSWTRRSLATLSTILLNSSRCTATSGSGLWGTHPRHSPVRTSFVPSDISSAAVHKAKGAQLGKSPQRSDTTRSPAGVPPPTRFTLDPPFTRVAGEEELSPGPCAYVCRRCRAPVFHSDCFADTSRVGWHASGWPTFLAPSTPSALRLSTVLQRSVIARLSDTPRDGPVSNISAGLTTPQRTLDIAVPPNSVAQRGLAVEGDLVRKRGSTISLQETRTWRETCLRDENHRADPVLVLAVCSACDTPLCHVTQSAAVGTLYVSTAACIMAEAAGATRRE, from the coding sequence ATGCCGCGCCGATACAGACACATGATCCTCCCGTTAGGGCGCAGTCGTGCATGCGGCAGTGGTATGCTCCGGACGAGTCGTAACGCCGTTCGTAGATGGCCGTCTCTCCAGCCGAGCTGGACAAGGCGGTCGTTAGCCACCTTATCTACGATTTTGCTCAACTCCTCCCGATGCACGGCTACCAGCGGCAGTGGTCTGTGGGGAACGCATCCACGGCACTCTCCTGTGCGCACATCCTTCGTGCCAAGTGATATAtcatctgctgctgtgcacaaGGCCAAGGGCGCACAACTAGGCAAGTCTCCACAACGTTCGGACACCACGCGGAGTCCGGCTGGTGTGCCCCCACCAACCCGCTTTACACTGGACCCACCCTTCACCCGTGTCGCGGGTGAGGAGGAGCTCTCGCCTGGCCCTTGCGCTTacgtgtgccgccgctgtcgtgcACCTGTCTTCCACAGTGATTGTTTTGCTGACACGAGTCGCGTAGGCTGGCACGCTAGCGGCTGGCCGACGTTCTTGGCCCCCTCAACACCGTCCGCTCTTCGGCTTAGCACGGTACTGCAGAGGTCTGTCATTGCGCGACTCAGCGATACACCACGCGACGGGCCCGTCAGCAACATCTCCGCCGGTCTCACTACGCCACAACGGACACTTGACATTGCTGTGCCGCCCAACAGCGTCGCCCAACGCGGGCTCGCTGTCGAGGGAGACCTTGTGCGTAAGCGGGGGAGCACTATCAGCCTGCAAGAGACACGGACGTGGAGGGAGACGTGCCTCCGGGACGAGAACCATCGCGCTGATCCAGTTTTGGTGCTCGCtgtctgcagcgcctgcgacACCCCCCTGTGCCACGTCACGCAGTCCGCTGCGGTAGGGACGCTGTATGTCTCCACCGCTGCGTGCATCATGGCTGAAGCAGCGGGTGCCACGCGGCGTGAGTGA
- a CDS encoding conserved hypothetical protein (previous protein_id=AAZ10019.1), whose product MPAKTSGLRKLAEEKTLLSGLSKMFHLIKASHKEQRNGREAVAAAAATAAASAASVKASKKTKVDPRRGSRRRSQRGGSVWIVLKGGFSPRSVPTAVQTERVDARAGGRARLSEKRRAAALREAEAYIESAWQQAQEAKLLTSDGAPTEEGDAYLAEQYALASRMLRPPTTGAHLHQLVASHCNSGLDDAVTGVAHGRPEYTLTRSEWEDICTREAAILFRYRTSATPSGTAEDYFKEQQQARENLYHFATAEPMTKAGDIVPTKCLVRIRDSQRDKHTCILSTAKSVNYFKSNFGQVLRKELSASRLPRGGAADEGEAATRTNTGKGNHQTTPQSGAAANNSNSSKKRRRR is encoded by the coding sequence ATGCCGGCGAAAACCAGTGGGCTCCGCAAGCTGGCTGAGGAGAAGACGCTGCTGTCAGGCCTTAGCAAGATGTTCCACCTAATCAAGGCCAGCCACAAGGAGCAGCGGAACGGACGCGAGGCcgttgccgcggctgccgcgacagcagccgcaagcGCGGCAAGCGTAAAGGCCTCCAAGAAGACGAAGGTCGATCCACGTCGAGgctcgaggcggcgcagccagCGCGGGGGGTCGGTCTGGATTGTGCTCAAGGGCGGTTTTAGCCCGAGGAGTGTGCCCACGGCGGTGCAGACGGAGCGGGTCGATGCGCGTGCTGGCGGGCGAGCGCGGCTGTCGGAAAAGCGGCGTGCCGCGGCACTCCGGGAGGCCGAGGCGTACATCGAGAGTGCctggcagcaggcgcaggaggcgaagctcctcaccagcgacggcgcgccgaCGGAGGAGGGTGACGCCTACCTCGCCGAGCAGTACGCGTTGGCGTCGCGGATGCTTCGGCCTCCGACAACTGGCGCTCATCTTCATCAGCTCGTTGCGAGCCACTGCAACAGCGGTTTGGACGATGCTGTCACGGGGGTGGCACATGGCCGACCCGAGTACACGCTGACCCGAAGCGAATGGGAAGATATCTGCACACGTGAGGCGGCCATTCTTTTCCGCTATCGCACGAGTGCCACGCCCTCCGGAACGGCGGAGGACTACTTCAAGGAGCAACAACAGGCCCGGGAAAACCTCTACCACTTCGCTACGGCGGAGCCGATGACGAAGGCGGGCGATATTGTGCCCACCAAGTGCTTGGTCCGCATTCGTGACAGCCAGCGAGACAAGCATACGTGCATTCTGAGCACTGCCAAGTCTGTGAACTATTTTAAGTCTAACTTCGGACAGGTGCTGCGGAAGGAGCTCAGTGCGTCACGTCTgccgcgcggcggtgcggccgacgagggggaggcggccaCGAGAACGAATACTGGAAAAGGAAACCACCAAACGACACCGCAGTCTGGCGCGGCAGCCAACAACTCAAACAGCAgcaagaagaggaggaggcgctga